AAGAAGGGGGGTTAATATGGTAGAATATGAAGTAAAACTTACGGCTTCTCGTAAGGTTTTAGAACGCATAGAAAACGATGCGGAAATAGTATCTTGGAATGTTGTGCGCCTCTCCCCTATAAAACTCGTGAGCCATTATTACGACACTGAAGATTTTAAACTCCTTTTTAACAATTTTGCATTTCGTCTCCGTGAAGAAGGATCAAGAAAGTTACTTACTTTGAAATCCAATGGTATAGTTAAAGATGGTATTTATGTAAGGCAAGAGCATGAAGTTGAACTTGACCATGAAAATTTTTTATCAAAGAGTTTCCTTAGGAAGCACTTTCCGAGTGTTTATGAAGTCATTAAAAACGATAATTTAGTTGAGGTATTAACAATTGTAAACTACAGACACCCCTTGCTTTTAACAAAGAATCATTCGGAACTTGAATTAGACCTTGATTATTTGTATTTTGTAAAGGGGAAAAAGAAAGTTGAGTATTACGAAGTAGAAATTGAGCTTAAAAAAGGAAGAGCAGAAGACCTTATTGAATGCATGTCTCTTTTACAGGAGAAATATAATTTGAAATTTTCTGGGGCATCAAAGTACGAGTTAGGCTTACGTTGTTTTAACGAGATTCCCTGTTCCTAAGGGAATTGTTATATTTTTCTTAAGTAAATATGGAACTGGTTTAACCCTTGTTGCTCCTGGTGGAAGATACCTCTGTTGATCAGAATAAAGATGGTTATAAAGACGGTATTTTACAGCAAACTATACTCTAAAGTAGCACATCTGCTGATCCAACACAGTTTGGTTATTACTTTTTCCAAGGCACTTCTATGGCAACACCTCACGTTGCAGGAGTAGCTTGTTTGGTGCTCTCGGTGCATCCTGAGTTTTCAAATGTTCAGGTAAAACAGGCATTAATATCAACTGCAAAGGATCTTGGTAAAGCAGGGTACGATAAGTATTATGGTTATGGGCTTGTAAACGCATACAGTGCTATAAATTGGATACCATAAAGA
This Caldisericaceae bacterium DNA region includes the following protein-coding sequences:
- a CDS encoding CYTH domain-containing protein — encoded protein: MVEYEVKLTASRKVLERIENDAEIVSWNVVRLSPIKLVSHYYDTEDFKLLFNNFAFRLREEGSRKLLTLKSNGIVKDGIYVRQEHEVELDHENFLSKSFLRKHFPSVYEVIKNDNLVEVLTIVNYRHPLLLTKNHSELELDLDYLYFVKGKKKVEYYEVEIELKKGRAEDLIECMSLLQEKYNLKFSGASKYELGLRCFNEIPCS